A window of the Bdellovibrio sp. ZAP7 genome harbors these coding sequences:
- a CDS encoding GNAT family N-acetyltransferase — translation MFTALQSFYQLRTHKLHKFKSKVNINVEVGPFVLKTVSDTEELREALSLRWEVFHSEMLGKKSGRLDIDAYDYDCDHLIIKEKRSGKIIGTYRIRCSLHTNNFYSANEFNIDTLLQQPGVKIELGRACIEKEFRRGAVISMLWRGIAEYMNATDAKILFGCATVMTENPEEAALLQAYFENEGRVADAYKVQPTSDYSMPEIREAKAQYQDSLTETQRETAEALMPPLCRAYLKIGAFIGGEPAWDRDFRCVDFLTILQREDLNSTLWKRFKMGS, via the coding sequence ATGTTTACGGCACTTCAATCCTTTTATCAGCTACGCACTCACAAGCTTCACAAGTTCAAATCTAAAGTTAATATCAATGTTGAAGTTGGACCGTTTGTCCTAAAAACTGTAAGCGACACGGAAGAACTTCGCGAAGCCTTAAGCCTGCGCTGGGAGGTCTTCCACTCTGAAATGCTGGGTAAAAAATCAGGTCGTCTGGATATCGATGCCTACGACTATGATTGCGATCACTTGATCATCAAAGAAAAGCGTTCAGGGAAAATCATCGGTACTTATCGTATCCGCTGTTCTCTTCATACAAATAACTTTTACTCAGCCAATGAATTTAACATCGACACTTTGTTGCAACAACCGGGAGTCAAAATTGAATTGGGCCGTGCATGCATCGAAAAAGAATTCCGCAGAGGCGCAGTGATTTCGATGCTTTGGCGCGGGATTGCGGAATACATGAATGCGACCGATGCAAAAATTCTGTTCGGTTGTGCGACCGTGATGACTGAAAATCCAGAAGAAGCAGCTTTGCTTCAGGCTTACTTTGAAAATGAAGGCCGTGTAGCCGACGCCTACAAAGTTCAGCCAACGTCAGACTATTCAATGCCGGAAATTAGAGAGGCTAAAGCTCAGTATCAGGACTCCCTTACGGAGACTCAAAGGGAGACGGCTGAAGCTTTGATGCCACCGTTGTGTCGCGCTTACTTGAAAATTGGCGCGTTCATCGGTGGTGAGCCTGCCTGGGACCGTGATTTCCGTTGTGTGGATTTCTTGACGATACTTCAGCGCGAAGATTTGAATAGCACACTGTGGAAGCGTTTTAAGATGGGATCTTAA
- a CDS encoding 1-acyl-sn-glycerol-3-phosphate acyltransferase: MESITSTLRGLIKAVFFLFYLSVYVITSLFIAATTRDRSKRRRRFSANASRYCGLIARNALGIKLTVINKPAAKHAGSLLVANHMGFVDILLLAGIEPMSFITSNEMRETPLLGPITELAGCFYVERRSRTKILGEMKRLADSLKDGLNIVLYPEATSTNGEKVLPFKRTLMMAASEAGVPVQPVVINFTSINGEAFNTRWRDAVCWYGDATFVEYFWKTLRLKSVTAEIEYLEILHAKPEDERGALADKAHAMISAKFVPVQQVPPAAEQLPTDLETDPT, translated from the coding sequence GTGGAATCTATTACGTCGACACTTCGTGGTCTTATTAAAGCCGTATTCTTTTTGTTCTATTTGAGCGTGTACGTGATCACGTCGCTTTTTATTGCTGCGACCACTCGTGATCGCAGCAAACGTCGTCGTAGATTCTCTGCCAACGCCAGCCGCTATTGCGGTTTGATCGCACGCAATGCTTTAGGGATTAAGCTGACCGTCATCAATAAGCCCGCTGCCAAACATGCGGGAAGTTTGTTGGTCGCAAATCATATGGGCTTCGTGGATATCTTGTTGCTAGCTGGTATCGAGCCAATGTCTTTTATTACTTCCAATGAAATGCGTGAGACTCCATTGTTAGGTCCGATCACTGAGCTCGCGGGTTGCTTCTATGTCGAGCGTCGCAGTCGCACAAAAATCCTGGGCGAAATGAAACGCCTGGCAGATTCCTTGAAAGACGGACTGAATATCGTTCTTTATCCCGAGGCGACTTCGACTAACGGAGAAAAAGTTTTACCGTTTAAACGCACTTTGATGATGGCCGCTTCAGAAGCAGGCGTTCCAGTTCAGCCGGTGGTCATTAATTTTACAAGTATCAACGGCGAGGCCTTCAATACAAGATGGCGCGATGCTGTTTGCTGGTATGGTGATGCCACTTTCGTGGAGTATTTCTGGAAGACTTTGCGTCTAAAGTCCGTGACTGCCGAAATTGAATACCTGGAAATCTTGCACGCTAAGCCTGAAGACGAGCGTGGCGCATTGGCTGATAAGGCGCACGCTATGATTTCAGCGAAGTTTGTGCCGGTTCAACAGGTGCCTCCTGCTGCAGAGCAATTACCTACGGACCTTGAGACAGACCCTACTTGA
- the dinB gene encoding DNA polymerase IV, giving the protein MKKIIHVDMDCFYAAVEVKYNPELKGKPLGIGGPPNTRSVLCTASYEARKFGVRSAMPSSQAVRLCPQLILIPPHFDLYKEESRKVREIFERFTKKIEPLSLDEAYLDVTDCKEFGGSATLIAQEIRRLIYTELNLTASAGIAPNKFLAKIASDWKKPNGQFVVRPQDIDAFVKELPVEKIFGVGKVTAQKMHDVGLHTLGDVQKYSVPELHRWFGSRAQDLYDYARGVDNREVITEWERKSLTVEETYNKDLMTFEECKARIPGLYEDFMERLERGQYQDRVKGMVVKLKFFDFKSTTHEEVVHSLPTQEDFERLLEKAWHRRSVAVRLIGLGVRLGSEKKKDESVNSSQLKFAI; this is encoded by the coding sequence ATGAAGAAGATTATCCATGTGGATATGGACTGCTTTTACGCGGCCGTCGAGGTGAAATACAATCCGGAGCTTAAGGGAAAACCCTTGGGCATCGGTGGGCCTCCCAATACTCGCAGTGTTCTTTGTACTGCAAGTTACGAGGCTCGTAAGTTTGGCGTTCGCTCGGCCATGCCATCCTCGCAAGCGGTGCGCTTGTGCCCACAGCTGATTTTAATTCCTCCTCACTTCGATCTATATAAAGAAGAAAGCCGCAAGGTGCGGGAGATCTTCGAACGCTTTACCAAAAAGATAGAACCATTGTCGTTGGATGAGGCTTATCTGGATGTCACGGATTGTAAAGAGTTCGGTGGCAGCGCCACTCTGATCGCACAAGAAATTCGTCGTCTGATCTATACAGAACTTAATCTTACGGCTTCAGCCGGTATTGCTCCCAATAAGTTCCTGGCGAAAATTGCCAGTGACTGGAAAAAGCCTAATGGGCAGTTTGTGGTTCGCCCTCAGGATATCGATGCCTTTGTTAAGGAACTGCCGGTGGAAAAGATTTTCGGAGTCGGCAAAGTCACAGCTCAAAAAATGCACGACGTGGGACTTCACACGTTGGGTGATGTTCAAAAATATTCGGTGCCGGAACTTCATCGTTGGTTTGGCTCCCGTGCTCAGGATTTATACGACTATGCTCGCGGAGTTGATAACCGTGAAGTTATTACGGAATGGGAACGCAAATCCCTGACAGTCGAAGAGACATATAACAAGGACTTGATGACTTTCGAGGAATGCAAAGCCCGCATTCCGGGTTTATATGAAGACTTCATGGAACGTTTAGAGCGCGGTCAGTATCAGGATCGAGTCAAAGGCATGGTCGTAAAGCTTAAATTCTTTGATTTCAAATCCACTACTCACGAAGAAGTGGTCCATTCTCTGCCCACGCAAGAGGACTTTGAGCGGCTGCTTGAAAAGGCCTGGCATCGCCGCTCGGTCGCGGTTCGTCTGATTGGTTTGGGAGTTCGCTTGGGCTCTGAAAAAAAGAAGGACGAGTCTGTTAACTCATCCCAACTTAAATTCGCAATTTAG
- a CDS encoding arsenate reductase family protein gives MLKVYEYAKCSTCVKALKFLDSKKVSYQKLPIADKAPSQTELKKMLAALKERGGSLKNLFNTSGLVYKEMKLSDKLPSMTESEALKLLSENGKLVKRPFVLGDDVALIGFKEDEWKKVF, from the coding sequence ATGCTTAAAGTTTACGAATACGCGAAATGCTCGACCTGTGTAAAAGCGCTGAAGTTTTTGGATAGCAAAAAAGTGTCTTACCAAAAACTTCCGATCGCAGATAAAGCTCCGTCACAAACTGAGCTTAAAAAGATGCTCGCTGCTTTGAAAGAACGCGGCGGCAGCTTGAAAAATCTCTTCAACACTTCAGGTTTGGTTTACAAAGAGATGAAGCTTTCTGACAAACTTCCTTCCATGACGGAATCAGAAGCTCTTAAACTATTGTCTGAAAATGGCAAGTTGGTGAAACGTCCGTTCGTATTGGGTGATGACGTGGCACTGATTGGCTTTAAAGAAGACGAATGGAAAAAAGTCTTTTAA